From Kaistella polysaccharea:
TTTATTTGGTTGATTTTCTTTTTAAATTGTTAATCAATACGATTTTTAAACTCTTCTTTGATAAGGAAAAATATCCCATTCTAAAATCAATTTATTCCGCAAAAATCACCAATTCTATTTCGCATATTAATGCGTTATTATTTGGAAGTTACGCCGTTTTTTCTATCTTTTACAGACACCCGAAAAGTCATATATTTCTCGAACGACTCATTGGGTTGTTTATCGTACTTGTCATTGCACAATTGCTGCTTCGAAGCGTAACTGCATTTAGAAATTATTTTATTATAAAAAAAGATTATTATAAAATCATCGCCTTAAATGCGGTTTCTCAAACCATTAATATTTTCGGAATATTTGTCTGCTCTGTCATCGCGATCAGTGTGCTGTTTGGAATCAGCAGTTCTGCCATTGTCGGGAGTTTAGGTGCGATCACGGCAGTTTTAGTTTTGGTTTTTCGAGATACAATTCTTGGTTTTGTGACGGGAATCCACGTGGCAACATCGAAGAATCTGAAAGTTGGCGACTGGATCGGTATTCCAAAATACAATATGGAAGGAACCATAATCGACTTAAACCTTCTGACCACAAAAATTGAGAATTTTGATAAAACGATTTCTACAATTCCGACCTATGATTTTTTAACGACTGAAATAAAAAATCTTCAGGTCATGTCCGAAAGCAATACGCGGCGGATTAAAAGATCGATCATTTTTAATATCAAATCTTTTAAATTTTTAGATGAAGAATTGACGCAGCATCTTTCTAAAATTAATTTAATTAAAGATTACCTTACAGAAATGTCTGCTGAAATCAGTAAAGAAAGAAATCCTCTGGAAAATGCGGATCTGATGATTAATGGAAGACAACTAACCAACATCGGACTTTTTAGAGTTTATGCTTTAAATTACCTTAAAAACAATCCAAATGTTGATCAAACCGGAACATTGATGGTTCGACAATTAGAAAATACGCCCCACGGAATGCCGCTGGAAATCTATTGTTTTACCAATGATTCTGCGTGGGAAAGGTACGAAGTAATTATGGCAGATATTTTCGATCATCTTTTGGTCGCCTCCAATGAATTTGATTTGGAGATCATGCAATTCAACAAAATATAAAGCAATGACAAAACTTAGTGTAAATATTAATAAAATTGCCACGCTCAGAAATGCACGCGGCGGAGATTTGCCAAGCGTAACAGAAGCTGCTATAAAATTGCAGGAGTTCGGAGCGCAAGGAATTACCATTCATCCAAGACCCGATCAGAGGCACATTACGCGTAAAGATGTTTATGATTTAAAACCTTTGGTTCACACAGAATTTAATATTGAGGGAAATCCACATCGATCTTTTATCGATATGGTTTTAGAAATAAAACCGGAGCAAGTGACTTTGGTGCCAGATGGCGATGATGCGATCACTTCTAATGCGGGCTGGGATTGTGAAAAACATTTGGGTTTCCTACAAAACGTAATTTCAGAATTTAAAAATGCAGGCATCAGGACTTCCGTATTTTTAGATCCGAATCCTGAAATGGTGAAATTTGCCAGCAAAACCGGAGCTGACCGTATTGAATTATATACAGAATCGTACGCTAAAAACTATTCAGTAAATAAAGAAGAAGCCATTAAATCCTACGTGGAAACGGCTCTAGAAGCTGAAAAATTAGCTTTGGGAATTAATGCCGGTCACGATTTGAGTTTAGAAAATTTGAAATATTTCGCAGATCATATTCCGAATCTCTTAGAAGTTTCGATTGGTCATGCTTTGGTTTCAGAAGCGCTTTATATGGGACTTGAAAATACAGTGCAGGCTTATCTAAAGAGGTTGGCAAAGTGGTAATTTACGTTAAATCATCACTTCTAGGCAGTTATTGATTGGTTTGCTAAACCAATATTTAGTTTAATTTTGAACTTTAAATTTGTTAATGGAAATTCTACACTCAAAAATTTATGGACAGGAAAAAACTGGAATTCCACTTTTGGTTTTTCATGGTTTATTTGGTATGCTCGATAACTGGGGAAGTTTTGGCAAAGAAATGGGCGAGTTTTTCCCCATTCATCTCATTGATTTAAGAAATCACGGCAAAAGTTTTCACTCGCCAGAAATGTCACATGATGATCTTGCGCACGATATTCTACATTACATGGATTTTCACGGGCTTGAAAAAATTAATCTTTTGGGGCATTCGTTGGGGGGAAAAGCAGTGATGCAGTTCGCCGTGAAATATCCGGTAAAAGTGAATAAACTGATCGTTGTAGATATTTCCCCAAAAGCGTATCCGCCTCATCATCAGGGAATCCTGAAGGCGCTTCAAAGTGTGGATTTTACCACCGCAACATCTAGGCAGAAAGTTGAAGAAGTTCTTTGCGAATATATTCCAGAAAAATCGGTCGTTCTTTTCCTAACTAAAAATCTCTACTGGACGGATGATAAAAAACTCAATTGGCGTTTTAATTTAAAAACGTTAGCTGAAAAGTATGAGGAGTTTGTCTCGAATGCAATAAAATTTGGAGTTTTTAGCGGTGAAACTTTATTTATCTCAGGCGAAAAATCCAATTATATTTTGCCACAGGATGAGTTTCAAATAAAGCAGCAATTTCCCAATTCTTCTGTAGTGACTATAAAAAATGCCAGTCATTGGGTTCAGGCAGATAATCCGACAGACTTTAATGAAGTTGTTAAAGATTTTCTCGCCGAAAAATAATTAAAATTAATACGATTATAAGTTACTTATCTAAATTCTACCCTTAATTACTATGGTTTTAGTTACTGGCGCTACTGGAATTCTCGGCCGTGTTATCGTTTTAGATTTACTGAAACGTGGAAGAAGCGTGCGTGCGACGAAAAGACCTTCAAGTAATTTAAAAGAAGTTGAAAATTCCTACCGATTTTACACCGATGATGCTCAAGAATGGTTTCATAAAATTGAATGGATGGATGTCGATTTTGAAGATTCTAATTCTTTGGCAACGGCACTCATTAATATTTCAGAAGTTTATCACTGTGCCGCAAAAGTAAGTTTTCACCCGAATGACCGCCGCGCGATGTATCATACCAATATTGCCGGAACACGAAATCTTCTATTTGCACTTGAAAATTCTGGGGTGAAGAAGTTTTGCTTTGTTAGTTCCACCGCAGTTTTGGATGGTTTTAATGAAAAGGGCGAAGTTACAGAAGATTCCAACTACAACCCGAAATCCAATCATTCACCTTACGCGCGGTCCAAACACTTTTCAGAGATGGAAGTTTGGCGCGCATCTGCGGAAGGTTTGAATACGGTAATAATTAATCCAGGCGTGATTATAGGCAGTGGGAATTGGAATTCCAGCAGCGGCGAGATGTTCGATTCTTTTGTGAAATATCCTTACGCGATGGGTGGCAGTTCGGCGTATGTAGATGTTCGTGATGTTTCTAAAATTGCAGTGACCCTGATGGAGAATAATGATTTTGGGGAAAGATATATTGTAATTTCTGCAACCGAACGACTTCTTAAAGTTTCGAATTTTGTACGTAAAAGACTGGGCAAACGAAAAGCGCAACTCTTACCGGAATTCATTCTGAAGATTGGATATTTTCTTAACATATTTTTGGGCTGGCTTTTCCCAAAACTGCGCATGCTGAATAAAGTAAATTTAGAAACCGTAACTTCCCATCACCTCGTTTCCAATGAAAAAATACGGGAGAAACTGGATTATGAATTTATTTCTGTTTTCGACAGTCTAGATTTCCACTTGAATAATTACATATCAGATCATCAACCATAATGAACATTGCAGAATTTTTAAATGTCAATACTGAAAAATTTCCTTCAAAACCCGCTATTGGTTTCAAAAAGAAGGAAAAATGGATAGAAATCACCTGGTCGGATTTTCGGCGTTTGGTTTTTAAAACAGCAAATGCATTGCGGGAAGCCGGAATTAGCGATGGCGATCGCGTCGCAATTTATTCCGATAATTCTGCGGAATGGATTGTTTTTGATCTTGCAATCTTATCAATAGGTGCGATTACAGTTCCGATTTATTCTACCAACAATAAAGAGCAGGCAGAATATATTTTGGAGGAATCAGAATGTAAAATCATTCTGGTAGGTAATCAGGAACAGTATGATGCAGCATTTGAAATCCTAAATAAATCTCACCTTCTTCACCAAATTATTGTGGCAAAAAAAGCCATTTGGATCAAGAAAGAGGCGAGTCAGTATATGGAAGATTTCATTAAAAATACGGATGATAATTTAGATATTTCGCCGAAAGAAGATGGGGATTTAGCGACAATTATTTATACTTCTGGCACAACAGGTGTTCCAAAAGGCGTAATGTTGACACACGGAAATTTCCATCAGTCAGTTGAAGCACACTTCGATTTTTTTAAATTTAAAAATTTCGAGAATGAAACTTCACTCGCATTTTTACCGCTTACTCATATTTTCGAAAGAAGCTGGACTTTATTGGCTTTATCAGGTGGTGCAAAAGTATATTTCCTGGAAAATACAAAACTCATCGCAAGTGCATTAGCGGAAATAAAACCCACCATTATGTGCGCTGTGCCGAGGTTTTATCAAAAGATTTATGCCAGCGTTCATGAAATGGCAAACACCAGTTCACCTACGAAGAAGAAGATTTTCACCTGGGCACTCGACACGGGAACTGAAGTTGCAGAACTGCGAAGATTGAATAAAGAAATTCCTTTTTCTTTACAGATTAAAAATTCCCTTGCCGGCATGTTGGTTTTTAATAAGATCAAAAATAAGATGGGCGGAAAACTTTGGTTTATGCCATGTGGTGGTGCATCCGTCTCGGCTGAAGTTACCAGATTTTTCGAAGCGATGGGCATTCATATCACTGTCGGTTACGGCCTTACCGAAACTACGGCGACTTTAACCGCTTTCCCTTTTCACCATTTTGAACATGGTTCTGCAGGTGTTCCGTTTGGAGGTACCCAAATTAAAATTGGAGAAAATGATGAAATATTAGCCAAAGGAAGAGGAATTATGAAAGGCTATTATAAAAAACCAAATGAAACTGCGGAAGTTTTTACCGAAGATGGCTGGTTCCGAACCGGTGACGCAGGTAAATTTGATCCAGCTGGTAATTTAATTATTACAGACAGAATTAAAGATTTAATGAAAACATCAAATGGGAAATATGTGGCCCCACAACCCATTGAAAATCTTCTTTCTAACAATAATTACATCAACCAAGCCATGCTTATTGCAGAAGGGAAACCTTATGTCACGGCCATGATTATTCCAAACTTTGAAGCTTTGCAGGATCAACTTTCGAAAATGAATATTCCATTTACAACCTGGAAAGAAGTCGTAAATATGGACAAGATTAAAGAATTTTATCGGCTTAAAATTGATGAAATTCAGCAAAATCTTTCAGGATTTGAAAAAGTTAAGAAATTCGTTTTAATGCCGTCGGAATTTGAAATTAATAGTGGTGAGATTACGCCAACACTGAAAGTAAAAAGAAACGTAGTGATGCAGAAATATGCAGATTTGGTCGAAAAAATGTACACTTCTTAAGTATATTTATTATTTTTTTTAAAGCAAACATCGATAAGAATGAGTGAATTCTCTGGAAATAAATCCTTCAAAATTAGTAACCAAAAGGTTACTGAAAGTTGTCCTTCTAATATTGCCTTAATAAAATATTGGGGTAAATATGAAAATCAAATCCCTGCCAATCCCAGTATAAGTTATACTTTGGATATGTGCAAGACGAATACCCAAATGGAGTTTTTACCAGATGAAAAATTCTCAGTACAGACATTTCTATCCGGAAAAGAAGAACCGAAGTTCGCAGAAAAAATTGAAAAATATTTTAAGAATATTCAAGAATACTTGCCTTGGATTTTGAACGGTAAATATATTATTAAAACAGAAAACACTTTTCCTCATAGTTCTGGAATTGCAAGTTCAGCCTCGGGATTTGGCGCAATTGCGAAGTGTCTGATGAGGTTAGACGATACTTTTACGGGTTGTAATAATGAAGATTTTGCCTTGAAAAAAGCCAGTTTTTTAGCACGTTTAGGAAGTGGTAGCGCGTGTAGAAGTATATATGACGGACTTGTCGTTTGGGGCGAAACAGAAGAAGTTACAGGCAGTTCTGATTTTTTTGCCGTAAAATATCCGAATGATGATGTTGATGAGATTTTTCGCAGTTTTAACGACTGGGTTTTGCTTATTCACGAAGGTGAGAAATCGGTGAGTTCCACGGTAGGACATGGATTGATGAATACAAATCCGTACGCAGAACGCCGTTTTCAGGAAGCCCATGAAAATTTTTCAAAGATTAAAACGATCCTGCGAAATGGTGATCTGAAAAGTTTTATTAAGCTTGTAGAACATGAAGCCCTTACGCTTCACGCTATGATGATGATCAGCGATCCTGCATTTATTTTAATGAAAACCGGTACATTAGCAGTAATCAATAAGATTTGGGACTTTCGAAAAGAAACAGATTTGCCGCTCTTCTTCACCCTAGATGCCGGCGCAAATGTGCATCTGCTTTTCCCTGCTAATGAAAATGAGGATTTAATTCAGGAATTCATCATCAAAGAACTCTTACAACATACCCAAAATAACGGAGTTGTAAAAGACGTAATGAAATTTTAAAAAGAAAACTATTTTTTAACCGATAGGCGGCTCATCATGTGAAGTACATAAATCACAATGATACCAAGAACTGCTGCAGAAATGGAGAGGATGAATTTTGAATTTTCCTCATGCCAAAAACCCAGATTCCATTCCATACTATAAAGGTTGAATCCGATAAAAATTACAAAAAGAGCTAAGAAGATTTTATAAAAGAGTTGCATTTTTCTTGATTAAAATTTAACGTAAGTTGAAAAGAGTTGTGCGAAATTAGCGGTAAATAATTTAATGGAAATCGCCAATAAAATAATTCCGAAAACCTTTTGTAAAACCTGAAGCGTTCCGTCGCCCAATTTGTTTTCCAGCCAGTTCGCTGATTTCAGCACCAAATATACGAAAATTGTATTGAGAATAATCCCCGCAATAATGTTGATATCATGATATTCTGCTCTCAAAGAAAGTGTTGTTGTTAATGTTCCTGCGCCAGCAATAAGTGGAAATGCAATGGGCACGATGGAAGCGGATTTAGATTCGGTATTTTTCTGAATTTCAATACCTAATATCATCTCTATTGCGATGATAAAAATTACAAATGCTCCTGCAATGGCAAATGAATTAACATCTACACCAATTAGTTTCAAAATATTATTACCAATAAATAGAAATGAAATCATTAAAATCCCTGCTACAATCGTTGCGCGTTCTGCTTCAATTTTTCCAAATTTCTTTTTCAAGCCAACAATAATTGGGACCGATCCAACGATATCAATAACTGCGAAAAGAATCATGGTTGCAGTAAGGGTCTCTTTTAGGGAGAAAAATTCTAGCATTTTCTGGATTTATTAATTTCGCAAAAATATAAAAAATAAATGATTATTTGTTAATTTCCGAATAGATTGTTTTAATCGCTTCAAACAGGTCATTTATTTCCTCTTCAGAATGGATCGGGGAGAATTTCTCCATCTGAATACGTTCCCCAAGAATTCTATATTTTTCGGTTAAATGCTGGCCTTTTGCAGATTCCAGTTTTCTTTTAAATGTTTTTTCATCCTCCGCGTCGTAGCGTAATTTTGTTTCCTTGTTCAATTCGTCATAGGCAGAGAAAAACTTTGAAAAATCATTTTGGTCTTTCAGGATTTTTAAATATTCAATGTTTTCTTCAAAGTGATTCACCATGTTTTTCCTTACGAGTTCTTCGGTATCAGCTATTGATGTGGATACAAGTGGCAACGGCACCGTCAATTTTTTCTGCTTTTTCTTTTCCTTTTTGCGGAGAACGAGGAAAAATAATGCCGCAAAAGTGCTGAGTAAGGCTAAATTTCCAAAAACAACTTTCCAATTGATGGTATCTCTTTCTTTTACTTTCAAATGTTGCGTTTGTAGAACGGGCGTGTTTACAGTTTCAAGAACGGTGTTTGTATAATCATTAACTCTTTCTAAAGTCGACTTTGCTTCTGCAATCTGTTCTGGTGTTTTAATATCTAATCGGAGTTCTTGCGCGCCTAAATCCGTATATTTTTTTAAAGTTGGATCAAAAAACGAAAAGTCTTCAAATTTTAAGGAAATTAGCCCTGCTTTTTTAGGAACCACAACGTATTCTGCAATGACAGCGCCAGTAAGTCCGCTTTCCTTTGCGGAGGATTGCGTAGTTAATTTTGGTTCGTAAAAAATGTAATCTGTAGATTTTGAAAGTTCTGGAAGCACAAGTGATTCAATATTTCCTTTGCCAGAAACCTTTAATACAATGTTTAAAGGTTTGTCGATTTCGAAAATTTCACCTTCATTTTTGTTACTTAATTCTATTGCGAATCTGCCAACTGCATTTTTGAAATGGTGGGGCATTCCACTCGGCAGTTTTTTTACATTGAGTTTTACAGCGTTTGAAGAAATTTTGAGCGGTGTCGATTTCGGAGAAAAAGAGGCTGAAATAGGATCAATTTCTATCGAACCAGATTCCTTTGGAAAAATCATAAATGTTCCAATAACCTGCGAAGCTATTCCCTGACGTGATTCGATCTCAGATTTCGTGTGAGAAACCTGCTTCACATTCATGTTTTTCTGTGGTGCAACTTGTACATTTCCAACTTTTCTGAAGTTGTTATAGTTGCGGCTGTATGCACGTAAAATTGCTTTTACAGGTTGATTTTTATAAACTTCTTTATCCTGCACTTCTAAATTAAGGTAAAGATCATTGGTATCTGCATTATCTGCCACGGAGCTATTACGGTCAGCATCTTTAACGATTACGTCAAAAGGTTCCGTTTTGTAAATTTTGCCGTTAACGGTGACGAGGACAGAGCCAATCTTCACCTTTCCCGCTTGCTTTGGCGCAAGAACCCACTGATAGACCAGTTGGTCGATAACATTTCCTTTCTGACGGTCAACTTCAATGATGTTACGCTCCGATGCGGATCCAATCATATCAAATTTAGATAAATCAGGTGCCTGAAGCGGAGTTTCCTGTTCCATATTTTCTCCGCTGATTTCCAAAAGGACAGTCAATTTAAAGCGCTGGTTCACTTTCAAATCTTTAACTTCAGAAATCGCCAGTTTAACCTGACCGTAACCAAGCACTGTTAGAAGAAGAAATAATATGTGGGGAATTTTATGTTGCATTACCAGTCCTTCTCGTTGCTCTGCGGCATAGAGTAGGAGTTTTTATTAAGAATTCTTTTGGCTGTTTCGCGTTCTTTATTTCCAACGCGGTTTAGGATCGCGTCCTCTAAATCTTTTGGCATTTTATTACCAGAGTTATCGCTTTTTCCATCGTTTTGATCTTTTCCTTCACCTTCACCTTTTCCCTGTTGGCCCGCACCATCTTGTTTTTCGGGCTGATCACCTTTTTCGTTGCCCTTATTTTTATCTTTGTTTTGGTCGTCGCCACCGCCGCCGCCAGAATTATTTTTCTCTTTTTTCTGCTGCTCCTTTTCTTTTTCTTTCAACATCGCAATTTCGTAGTTTTTACGAATTGATTCGTTATAAGGATCTTGTTTAAGGGATTGTTTATAAAGTTCTGCAGCTTTTTTTGAATCTTGCTGCTGCATGTAAGCGTTTCCTAAATTATAAAGGGCGGCACTTTTGTCGGGTAAGGTTGAGGCAATCTTCTCTGCTTTTTCAAATTCTGCTTTTGCTTCGTCATACATCTCTCTTTTGTAAAGTGCATTCCCAAGATTATAGTGCGCAGTGAACTCTTTCTCATTCAACTTTGCTGCTTCCATGTATTTTGAGGAGGCAGATTCATAGTTTTTTTGATCGAATTCCTGATTGCCTTTGAATACGAGCGTTTTATAATTTTCCTGTGCTGATAAAAATGCAGCACCGAAAGTTATCATTAATGTTGAAAAAAGTAAATTTAGATTCATCACTGCAAAAATATTCCTTTATATGTTAAAGTCTATGGAGTGAATTGTTAAAGTTGGGTTAAAATATGACAAATCAGGGTGTTTCGTCCTACATATTGAATTCTCGGCGGGGATTTAATAGGAAAATCAGGAGAAAAAAGAATATAGAAATTGCCAGAAAATATTGATAATAGTGAATTGCATTATTTGATTTTA
This genomic window contains:
- a CDS encoding mechanosensitive ion channel family protein, whose protein sequence is MNKELTDTKDFLQNISDYIHFFVKQNVPDTWVLLSQILLKFVFFIAIIYLVDFLFKLLINTIFKLFFDKEKYPILKSIYSAKITNSISHINALLFGSYAVFSIFYRHPKSHIFLERLIGLFIVLVIAQLLLRSVTAFRNYFIIKKDYYKIIALNAVSQTINIFGIFVCSVIAISVLFGISSSAIVGSLGAITAVLVLVFRDTILGFVTGIHVATSKNLKVGDWIGIPKYNMEGTIIDLNLLTTKIENFDKTISTIPTYDFLTTEIKNLQVMSESNTRRIKRSIIFNIKSFKFLDEELTQHLSKINLIKDYLTEMSAEISKERNPLENADLMINGRQLTNIGLFRVYALNYLKNNPNVDQTGTLMVRQLENTPHGMPLEIYCFTNDSAWERYEVIMADIFDHLLVASNEFDLEIMQFNKI
- a CDS encoding pyridoxine 5'-phosphate synthase; its protein translation is MTKLSVNINKIATLRNARGGDLPSVTEAAIKLQEFGAQGITIHPRPDQRHITRKDVYDLKPLVHTEFNIEGNPHRSFIDMVLEIKPEQVTLVPDGDDAITSNAGWDCEKHLGFLQNVISEFKNAGIRTSVFLDPNPEMVKFASKTGADRIELYTESYAKNYSVNKEEAIKSYVETALEAEKLALGINAGHDLSLENLKYFADHIPNLLEVSIGHALVSEALYMGLENTVQAYLKRLAKW
- a CDS encoding alpha/beta fold hydrolase, which codes for MEILHSKIYGQEKTGIPLLVFHGLFGMLDNWGSFGKEMGEFFPIHLIDLRNHGKSFHSPEMSHDDLAHDILHYMDFHGLEKINLLGHSLGGKAVMQFAVKYPVKVNKLIVVDISPKAYPPHHQGILKALQSVDFTTATSRQKVEEVLCEYIPEKSVVLFLTKNLYWTDDKKLNWRFNLKTLAEKYEEFVSNAIKFGVFSGETLFISGEKSNYILPQDEFQIKQQFPNSSVVTIKNASHWVQADNPTDFNEVVKDFLAEK
- a CDS encoding NAD-dependent epimerase/dehydratase family protein, coding for MVLVTGATGILGRVIVLDLLKRGRSVRATKRPSSNLKEVENSYRFYTDDAQEWFHKIEWMDVDFEDSNSLATALINISEVYHCAAKVSFHPNDRRAMYHTNIAGTRNLLFALENSGVKKFCFVSSTAVLDGFNEKGEVTEDSNYNPKSNHSPYARSKHFSEMEVWRASAEGLNTVIINPGVIIGSGNWNSSSGEMFDSFVKYPYAMGGSSAYVDVRDVSKIAVTLMENNDFGERYIVISATERLLKVSNFVRKRLGKRKAQLLPEFILKIGYFLNIFLGWLFPKLRMLNKVNLETVTSHHLVSNEKIREKLDYEFISVFDSLDFHLNNYISDHQP
- a CDS encoding AMP-dependent synthetase/ligase; protein product: MNIAEFLNVNTEKFPSKPAIGFKKKEKWIEITWSDFRRLVFKTANALREAGISDGDRVAIYSDNSAEWIVFDLAILSIGAITVPIYSTNNKEQAEYILEESECKIILVGNQEQYDAAFEILNKSHLLHQIIVAKKAIWIKKEASQYMEDFIKNTDDNLDISPKEDGDLATIIYTSGTTGVPKGVMLTHGNFHQSVEAHFDFFKFKNFENETSLAFLPLTHIFERSWTLLALSGGAKVYFLENTKLIASALAEIKPTIMCAVPRFYQKIYASVHEMANTSSPTKKKIFTWALDTGTEVAELRRLNKEIPFSLQIKNSLAGMLVFNKIKNKMGGKLWFMPCGGASVSAEVTRFFEAMGIHITVGYGLTETTATLTAFPFHHFEHGSAGVPFGGTQIKIGENDEILAKGRGIMKGYYKKPNETAEVFTEDGWFRTGDAGKFDPAGNLIITDRIKDLMKTSNGKYVAPQPIENLLSNNNYINQAMLIAEGKPYVTAMIIPNFEALQDQLSKMNIPFTTWKEVVNMDKIKEFYRLKIDEIQQNLSGFEKVKKFVLMPSEFEINSGEITPTLKVKRNVVMQKYADLVEKMYTS
- a CDS encoding diphosphomevalonate/mevalonate 3,5-bisphosphate decarboxylase family protein, which gives rise to MSEFSGNKSFKISNQKVTESCPSNIALIKYWGKYENQIPANPSISYTLDMCKTNTQMEFLPDEKFSVQTFLSGKEEPKFAEKIEKYFKNIQEYLPWILNGKYIIKTENTFPHSSGIASSASGFGAIAKCLMRLDDTFTGCNNEDFALKKASFLARLGSGSACRSIYDGLVVWGETEEVTGSSDFFAVKYPNDDVDEIFRSFNDWVLLIHEGEKSVSSTVGHGLMNTNPYAERRFQEAHENFSKIKTILRNGDLKSFIKLVEHEALTLHAMMMISDPAFILMKTGTLAVINKIWDFRKETDLPLFFTLDAGANVHLLFPANENEDLIQEFIIKELLQHTQNNGVVKDVMKF
- a CDS encoding MarC family protein, coding for MLEFFSLKETLTATMILFAVIDIVGSVPIIVGLKKKFGKIEAERATIVAGILMISFLFIGNNILKLIGVDVNSFAIAGAFVIFIIAIEMILGIEIQKNTESKSASIVPIAFPLIAGAGTLTTTLSLRAEYHDINIIAGIILNTIFVYLVLKSANWLENKLGDGTLQVLQKVFGIILLAISIKLFTANFAQLFSTYVKF
- a CDS encoding BatD family protein, encoding MQHKIPHILFLLLTVLGYGQVKLAISEVKDLKVNQRFKLTVLLEISGENMEQETPLQAPDLSKFDMIGSASERNIIEVDRQKGNVIDQLVYQWVLAPKQAGKVKIGSVLVTVNGKIYKTEPFDVIVKDADRNSSVADNADTNDLYLNLEVQDKEVYKNQPVKAILRAYSRNYNNFRKVGNVQVAPQKNMNVKQVSHTKSEIESRQGIASQVIGTFMIFPKESGSIEIDPISASFSPKSTPLKISSNAVKLNVKKLPSGMPHHFKNAVGRFAIELSNKNEGEIFEIDKPLNIVLKVSGKGNIESLVLPELSKSTDYIFYEPKLTTQSSAKESGLTGAVIAEYVVVPKKAGLISLKFEDFSFFDPTLKKYTDLGAQELRLDIKTPEQIAEAKSTLERVNDYTNTVLETVNTPVLQTQHLKVKERDTINWKVVFGNLALLSTFAALFFLVLRKKEKKKQKKLTVPLPLVSTSIADTEELVRKNMVNHFEENIEYLKILKDQNDFSKFFSAYDELNKETKLRYDAEDEKTFKRKLESAKGQHLTEKYRILGERIQMEKFSPIHSEEEINDLFEAIKTIYSEINK
- a CDS encoding tetratricopeptide repeat protein → MITFGAAFLSAQENYKTLVFKGNQEFDQKNYESASSKYMEAAKLNEKEFTAHYNLGNALYKREMYDEAKAEFEKAEKIASTLPDKSAALYNLGNAYMQQQDSKKAAELYKQSLKQDPYNESIRKNYEIAMLKEKEKEQQKKEKNNSGGGGGDDQNKDKNKGNEKGDQPEKQDGAGQQGKGEGEGKDQNDGKSDNSGNKMPKDLEDAILNRVGNKERETAKRILNKNSYSMPQSNEKDW